The proteins below are encoded in one region of Paenibacillus albus:
- a CDS encoding conserved virulence factor C family protein, whose protein sequence is MKLTGIEPTPSPNTMKLNVDTKLPAGQRFSLVVKDAETAAEPLRSLLVIEGVRGLFRTADFIALDRKPGADWAAILDAAKRVLGESASDGADGGAPGASEAFGEAHAFVQLYREIPMQVRVRTPGGEARAALPAAFTEAVTKAAAASMIRERKLEELGVRYGEPDEIAAELVRELTAAYPQERLDALVAAALALGAEGAAGEGSAAVAAARPAPLTAEQLAPLLESPEWSVRYEALTRAAPEPAMLPLLAKALEDDNVSIRRQAVVYLGELRLPEAMPLLFAALRDASASVRRTAGDTLSDLGDPAATAPMIEALRDRNKLVRWRAARFLYEAGDESAVEALREAAADPEFEVSLQARIALERIERGEEAAGSVWQQITSRKRDENNGN, encoded by the coding sequence ATGAAATTGACGGGTATTGAACCTACGCCAAGTCCGAATACGATGAAGTTGAATGTCGATACAAAGCTGCCTGCAGGGCAGCGTTTTAGCTTGGTTGTGAAGGACGCGGAGACCGCGGCTGAACCGCTGCGCAGCCTGCTCGTTATTGAAGGCGTGCGCGGCTTGTTCCGCACGGCGGACTTCATTGCGCTTGACCGGAAGCCGGGGGCGGACTGGGCAGCGATTCTGGACGCCGCGAAGCGCGTACTCGGCGAGAGCGCCAGCGACGGCGCAGATGGCGGTGCGCCAGGCGCGAGCGAAGCGTTCGGCGAGGCGCATGCGTTCGTGCAGCTGTATCGGGAAATCCCGATGCAGGTGCGCGTACGCACGCCTGGCGGCGAAGCGCGCGCGGCGCTGCCCGCGGCCTTCACGGAGGCGGTAACGAAGGCCGCCGCTGCTTCGATGATTCGCGAGAGGAAGCTGGAGGAGCTCGGCGTGCGTTATGGCGAGCCCGACGAGATTGCCGCGGAGCTCGTGCGGGAGCTGACAGCCGCGTATCCGCAGGAGCGGCTGGATGCCCTTGTCGCGGCAGCGCTCGCGCTTGGCGCGGAAGGCGCAGCCGGCGAGGGCAGCGCGGCAGTGGCGGCTGCGCGGCCGGCGCCGCTCACGGCGGAGCAGCTCGCTCCGCTGCTTGAGTCGCCGGAGTGGAGCGTGCGCTACGAGGCGCTCACGCGCGCCGCGCCGGAGCCGGCGATGCTGCCTTTGCTCGCCAAGGCGCTTGAAGACGACAACGTCTCCATCCGGAGACAAGCCGTCGTCTATCTTGGCGAGCTGCGGCTGCCGGAGGCGATGCCGCTCCTGTTCGCGGCGCTCCGCGACGCCTCGGCTTCCGTGCGCCGCACCGCGGGCGACACGCTGTCCGATCTTGGCGATCCGGCGGCGACTGCGCCGATGATCGAGGCTTTGCGCGACCGCAACAAGCTCGTGCGCTGGCGCGCAGCGCGGTTCTTGTATGAGGCCGGCGACGAATCGGCCGTCGAGGCACTGCGCGAAGCAGCGGCTGACCCGGAATTCGAGGTCAGCCTGCAAGCGCGCATTGCGCTCGAGCGCATCGAGCGCGGCGAGGAAGCTGCCGGGTCCGTCTGGCAGCAGATTACGTCGCGTAAACGCGATGAGAATAACGGCAACTAA